The following proteins are co-located in the Labrys monachus genome:
- a CDS encoding acyl CoA:acetate/3-ketoacid CoA transferase codes for MSKIRSAAEAAALVRSEAIVAVNASSGLCCPDAVLEAIGARYRAEGAPHGLTTIHPIAAGDMFGTKGVDHLAQPGLITTIIGGSYPSGPSSAEPPAIWQMLGRNEIAAYNVPSGIVFDVLREGAAKRPGVLTKVGLDTFVDPDREGCAMNEAARRKPIVKKIEFAGEEWLFFPAIQPDVAIIRASTADERGNLTFEHEGAYLGAMELALAGRNAGGIVIAQVKQVAQAGTLRPHDVRVPGILVDYIVEAPDQLQTTATSYDPAISGELFRPLDSFGLPAFDVAKVIARRVAAELEAGWAVNIGFGISANVPRIFIEEGRHGEVTWVIEQGAVGGIPLLDFKFGCSANAEAFVASPHQFAYFQAGGFDASLLSFLQIDRHGSVNVSKLSARPHVTAGAGGFVDITARARKIVFSGYFNAGAKLRIADGRLVIEKEGRVAKIVDEVEHVSFSGRRGVMQGQDVTYVTERCVLKLTPEGLVVTEIAPGVDLQKDVLDRAETPLRISPDLRPMDEALFWPGKVPLDAGRAAA; via the coding sequence ATGTCGAAGATCAGGAGCGCGGCGGAAGCGGCGGCGCTTGTGCGCAGCGAAGCAATCGTGGCCGTCAATGCGTCGAGCGGCCTGTGCTGTCCGGACGCGGTGCTGGAGGCCATCGGGGCGCGCTACCGCGCGGAGGGGGCGCCGCACGGGCTGACGACGATCCATCCCATCGCGGCCGGCGACATGTTCGGCACCAAGGGCGTCGACCATCTCGCCCAGCCGGGCCTGATCACCACCATCATCGGCGGGTCCTACCCGTCCGGCCCCTCGTCGGCCGAGCCGCCCGCGATCTGGCAGATGCTGGGCCGCAACGAGATCGCCGCCTACAACGTGCCGAGCGGCATCGTCTTCGACGTCCTCAGGGAGGGCGCCGCCAAGCGGCCGGGCGTGCTGACGAAGGTCGGGCTCGACACGTTCGTCGATCCCGACCGGGAGGGCTGCGCCATGAACGAGGCCGCCCGCCGCAAGCCGATCGTGAAGAAGATCGAGTTCGCGGGGGAGGAATGGCTGTTCTTTCCGGCGATCCAACCCGACGTCGCCATCATCCGGGCGAGTACCGCCGACGAGCGGGGCAATCTCACCTTCGAGCATGAAGGCGCTTATCTCGGCGCGATGGAACTGGCCCTGGCCGGCCGCAACGCCGGCGGCATCGTCATCGCGCAGGTCAAGCAGGTGGCGCAGGCCGGTACCTTGCGGCCGCACGACGTGCGCGTGCCGGGCATCCTCGTCGACTACATCGTCGAGGCCCCGGACCAGTTGCAGACCACGGCGACGTCCTACGATCCCGCGATCTCGGGCGAGCTGTTCCGTCCGCTCGACAGTTTCGGGTTGCCCGCCTTCGACGTCGCCAAGGTCATCGCGCGCCGCGTCGCCGCGGAACTCGAGGCCGGCTGGGCGGTGAATATCGGCTTCGGCATCTCCGCCAACGTGCCGCGCATCTTCATCGAGGAGGGCCGGCACGGCGAGGTCACCTGGGTGATCGAGCAGGGTGCGGTGGGCGGCATCCCGCTGCTGGACTTCAAGTTCGGATGTTCGGCCAATGCCGAGGCGTTCGTCGCCTCGCCGCATCAGTTCGCCTATTTCCAGGCCGGCGGCTTCGACGCTTCTCTGCTGTCCTTCCTGCAGATCGACCGCCACGGCTCCGTCAACGTGTCCAAGCTCTCGGCGCGCCCGCACGTCACCGCCGGCGCGGGCGGCTTCGTCGACATCACCGCGCGGGCCCGCAAGATCGTCTTCTCCGGCTATTTCAACGCCGGGGCGAAGCTGCGCATCGCCGACGGCCGCCTGGTGATCGAGAAGGAGGGCCGGGTCGCCAAGATCGTCGACGAGGTGGAGCACGTCTCCTTCTCGGGCAGGCGGGGCGTCATGCAGGGCCAGGACGTGACCTATGTCACCGAGCGCTGCGTGCTCAAGCTCACGCCCGAGGGGCTCGTCGTCACCGAGATCGCGCCGGGCGTCGACCTGCAGAAGGACGTGCTCGACCGGGCGGAGACGCCGCTGCGGATATCGCCCGACCTGCGCCCGATGGACGAGGCGCTGTTCTGGCCGGGGAAGGTCCCGCTCGACGCCGGCAGGGCCGCCGCATGA
- a CDS encoding enoyl-CoA hydratase/isomerase family protein — protein MSAPSPGAVRLVFEGEVATLTLDRPAKHNALDAEAVEALRDACRLLDRDRGVRVVILTGSADKAFSAGGDIEAWSRSTPLDFGAFWVREGHEVFDALARLRQPLIAVLNGHAFGGGLELAMVADLRIAEEHVKFGLPEAGLGIIPGWSGTQRAVRRVGAPLIRRMALFGEVLEADEARREGLVDLVVPRHAGLEHARLAAARVCRRAPVATELAKMLINAAEGEEQERVLEALAGTVAMSTEDLKEGVAAFREKRQPHFGGR, from the coding sequence ATGAGCGCGCCCTCGCCCGGAGCGGTGAGGCTCGTCTTCGAAGGGGAGGTCGCGACCCTCACCCTCGACCGCCCCGCCAAGCACAATGCGCTCGATGCTGAAGCCGTCGAGGCATTGCGGGACGCCTGCAGGCTGCTCGATCGCGACCGCGGGGTCAGGGTGGTGATCCTGACCGGAAGCGCCGACAAGGCTTTCTCGGCCGGTGGCGACATCGAGGCCTGGAGCCGGTCGACGCCGCTCGATTTCGGCGCGTTCTGGGTGCGGGAGGGCCATGAGGTCTTCGACGCCCTGGCGCGACTGCGCCAGCCGCTGATCGCGGTGCTCAACGGCCACGCCTTCGGCGGCGGGCTGGAACTGGCGATGGTCGCCGATCTGCGCATCGCCGAGGAGCATGTGAAGTTCGGCCTGCCGGAGGCGGGTCTCGGCATCATCCCCGGCTGGTCGGGAACCCAGCGCGCCGTCCGCCGCGTGGGGGCGCCGCTCATCCGCCGCATGGCCCTCTTCGGCGAAGTGCTCGAGGCGGACGAGGCCCGCCGGGAGGGGCTCGTCGACCTCGTGGTGCCCCGCCATGCGGGCCTCGAACACGCGCGCCTCGCCGCGGCGCGGGTGTGCCGGCGCGCGCCGGTGGCGACCGAACTCGCCAAGATGCTGATCAACGCCGCCGAGGGCGAGGAGCAAGAACGCGTGCTGGAGGCGCTCGCGGGCACGGTGGCGATGTCGACGGAGGACCTGAAGGAAGGTGTCGCGGCGTTCCGCGAAAAGCGACAGCCGCATTTCGGCGGCCGGTAG
- a CDS encoding ABC transporter substrate-binding protein, producing the protein MINRRDLMLGALAGAGAFGFGRVNPDFLMSSAFAAEGKALRFLGAEALTGNWDPTTHTNLGQLIVEGFVFGYLTRAPMKPENPGELVFELAESLKPLDTYTLEVKLRQGIKFHDGTPFTAADVKATYEYGSLPDRPAQWYPGRVTVDVIDDHTCHINTKEFGYPASLYYYLSSFLPIMAAKDVANKAQLSARMNGTGPFKYVDQKGDTTILAANADFFLGAPKIPGVEYHFVGDTTTRTLSLLNGEADIIERLEQEQVDTIAKDDRFAIHKAVSVENKYLFFRCSKKPFDDPRIRLAACHSIDRQQVLEILGVSGTFSKAHISPVKFGYTEVADYPEFDPDKAQALLAEAGFPKGEGLPELTYYSSVGFYPKTKEYAELITGMLQEQGFKVNLQTLEVAAWGNLLYDKPGGGEGNMIDCGWCTGSPEPDLVIRTHFHSSSKRITGIVDPEIDAVLDKERNAASIDERKKILQEETLPTIARKAPALALFTSVFIHAYTKKLDGLYIYPNGMQDMSKATLA; encoded by the coding sequence ATGATCAACCGCAGAGATCTCATGCTGGGGGCGTTGGCCGGAGCCGGCGCCTTCGGCTTCGGCCGAGTCAATCCCGATTTCCTGATGAGCTCCGCCTTCGCCGCCGAAGGCAAGGCGCTGCGCTTCCTCGGCGCCGAGGCCTTGACCGGCAACTGGGACCCGACCACCCATACCAATCTCGGCCAGCTCATCGTCGAGGGTTTCGTGTTCGGCTATCTGACCCGCGCGCCGATGAAGCCGGAAAATCCGGGCGAGCTGGTGTTCGAGCTCGCCGAATCCCTCAAGCCCCTCGACACCTATACGCTCGAGGTCAAGCTGCGGCAGGGCATCAAGTTCCACGACGGCACCCCCTTCACCGCCGCCGACGTCAAGGCGACCTATGAATATGGCTCGCTGCCCGACCGGCCGGCGCAATGGTATCCGGGCAGGGTTACCGTCGACGTCATCGACGACCATACCTGCCATATCAACACCAAGGAATTCGGCTATCCGGCCAGCCTCTATTACTATCTGTCGTCGTTCCTGCCGATCATGGCCGCCAAGGACGTCGCCAACAAGGCCCAGCTCTCGGCGCGCATGAACGGCACCGGCCCGTTCAAATATGTCGACCAGAAGGGCGATACCACCATCCTCGCCGCGAATGCCGATTTCTTCCTCGGCGCACCCAAGATCCCCGGCGTCGAATATCATTTCGTCGGCGACACCACGACGCGCACGCTCTCGCTGCTCAACGGCGAGGCCGACATCATCGAGCGCCTGGAGCAGGAGCAGGTCGACACCATCGCCAAGGACGATCGCTTCGCCATCCACAAGGCGGTCTCGGTCGAGAACAAATACCTGTTCTTCCGCTGCTCCAAGAAGCCCTTCGACGATCCGCGCATCCGCCTCGCCGCCTGCCATTCCATCGACCGCCAGCAGGTGCTCGAAATCCTCGGCGTCTCCGGCACCTTTTCCAAGGCGCATATCTCGCCGGTGAAGTTCGGCTATACGGAGGTGGCCGACTATCCCGAGTTCGATCCCGACAAGGCCCAGGCGCTCCTCGCCGAGGCCGGCTTTCCCAAGGGCGAGGGGCTGCCGGAGCTGACCTATTACAGCTCGGTCGGCTTCTATCCCAAGACCAAGGAATATGCCGAGCTGATCACGGGCATGCTGCAGGAGCAGGGCTTCAAGGTGAATCTGCAGACCCTCGAAGTCGCGGCCTGGGGCAATCTGCTCTATGACAAGCCCGGCGGCGGCGAGGGCAACATGATCGATTGCGGTTGGTGCACCGGCTCGCCGGAGCCCGACCTCGTCATCCGCACGCATTTCCATTCCTCGTCCAAGCGCATCACCGGCATCGTCGATCCCGAGATCGACGCCGTGCTGGACAAGGAGCGCAATGCCGCCTCGATCGACGAGCGCAAGAAGATCCTGCAGGAGGAAACCCTGCCGACCATCGCCCGCAAGGCGCCGGCCCTGGCGCTGTTCACCTCGGTGTTCATCCACGCCTACACCAAGAAGCTCGACGGCCTCTACATCTACCCCAACGGCATGCAGGACATGAGCAAGGCGACGCTCGCCTGA
- a CDS encoding ABC transporter permease, protein MLILEFLVKRIAQGVLIVVLTSLIIFTLLRVVPGDPVRLIVGGMAPDNVVEEVATKMGLRDPIVVQYARYMAGLARGDLGQSYIRPRSGGVSAGGQYVDPTKAEMAPVTSLILERLPLTLQLGGVALVFALLMSFPIGIAGGLHQNGWQNSLAFGVQSLFVSIPNFWLAIVLILFLSVKLDWLPALGYQGFSYVLLPAFVLAVEISPFIIRTLTTALGEVMQAPFIDEGRVRGLSRRRIVYSHALRNASVPLINLLGIQLSTLIGGVLVIEYIFDYPGLGNLTVVSVLGRDFPVIQGIAITTSAVFVFINILVDLVAYLVDPRVEI, encoded by the coding sequence ATGTTGATCCTCGAATTCCTGGTGAAGCGGATCGCCCAGGGCGTCCTCATCGTCGTCCTGACCTCGCTGATCATCTTCACCCTGCTGCGGGTGGTCCCCGGCGATCCGGTCCGCCTCATCGTCGGGGGCATGGCGCCCGACAATGTCGTGGAGGAAGTCGCCACCAAGATGGGCCTTCGCGATCCGATCGTCGTGCAATATGCGCGCTACATGGCCGGCCTGGCGCGCGGCGATCTCGGCCAGTCCTATATCCGGCCCCGCAGCGGCGGGGTTTCGGCCGGCGGGCAATATGTCGACCCGACCAAGGCGGAAATGGCGCCGGTGACCAGCCTCATCCTGGAGCGGCTGCCGCTCACCCTGCAGCTCGGCGGCGTGGCGCTCGTCTTCGCGCTGCTGATGTCGTTCCCCATCGGCATAGCGGGCGGCCTCCACCAGAACGGCTGGCAGAACTCGCTGGCCTTCGGCGTGCAGTCGCTGTTCGTCTCGATCCCGAATTTCTGGCTGGCGATCGTGCTGATCCTGTTCCTGTCGGTCAAGCTCGATTGGCTGCCGGCCTTGGGCTATCAGGGGTTCAGCTACGTGCTGCTGCCCGCCTTCGTGCTGGCGGTCGAGATCTCGCCCTTCATCATCCGCACGCTGACGACGGCGCTCGGCGAGGTGATGCAGGCCCCCTTCATCGACGAGGGGCGCGTGCGCGGCCTGTCGCGGCGGCGCATCGTCTATTCCCACGCCCTGCGCAACGCCTCGGTCCCCCTGATCAACCTGCTCGGCATCCAGCTTTCCACCCTGATCGGCGGCGTGCTCGTGATCGAATACATCTTCGACTATCCCGGCCTCGGCAACCTCACCGTGGTCTCGGTGCTCGGCCGCGATTTCCCGGTGATCCAGGGCATCGCCATCACCACCAGCGCGGTCTTCGTCTTCATCAACATTCTCGTCGACCTCGTCGCCTACCTCGTCGACCCCCGCGTGGAGATCTGA
- a CDS encoding ABC transporter permease, producing MSTITTDAAPAEAARALSINRRILAAAWGMRSFRIGLFVFAALLLFSAIYPELSSITATKMVVRDKFIPPLFLGEKWTAIHPLGTDQLGRDMLMRCLIGLRFSLLIGVVTVVLVFLIGCGLGLLAGFRGGWWDTIIMRITDAQLSVPMIILAITILGVTKPEVVTIIIVLALSGWPLYARVARSAAVTERGKEYVRGLRVLGAGDWRILLLYAAPNILPPIAFVAVLDVARMMIFEAILGFLGLGIQPPTPSFGSIISDSRKYLINAWWIATSPGVFLAVALTSINLMGSALEKARNKIYGGG from the coding sequence ATGAGCACGATCACCACCGACGCCGCCCCTGCCGAAGCGGCCAGGGCCCTGTCGATCAACCGCCGCATCCTCGCCGCTGCCTGGGGCATGCGCAGCTTTCGCATCGGCCTCTTCGTCTTCGCGGCGCTGCTGCTGTTCTCCGCGATCTATCCCGAGCTCTCCTCGATCACCGCGACCAAGATGGTGGTGCGGGACAAGTTCATCCCGCCTTTGTTCCTCGGCGAGAAATGGACGGCGATCCACCCGCTCGGCACCGACCAGCTCGGCCGCGACATGCTGATGCGGTGCCTGATCGGCCTGCGCTTCTCGCTGCTGATCGGCGTCGTCACCGTCGTGCTCGTCTTCCTGATCGGCTGCGGCCTCGGCCTCCTTGCCGGCTTCCGGGGTGGCTGGTGGGACACCATCATCATGCGCATCACCGATGCCCAGCTTTCGGTGCCGATGATCATCCTGGCCATCACCATCCTCGGCGTGACGAAGCCGGAGGTCGTCACCATCATCATCGTGCTCGCGCTGTCGGGCTGGCCGCTCTATGCGCGCGTCGCCCGCAGCGCCGCCGTCACCGAACGCGGCAAGGAATATGTGCGCGGGCTGCGCGTGCTCGGCGCGGGCGACTGGCGCATCCTCCTGCTCTACGCCGCCCCGAACATCCTGCCGCCGATCGCCTTCGTCGCGGTTCTCGACGTGGCCCGCATGATGATCTTCGAAGCGATCCTCGGCTTCCTCGGCCTCGGCATCCAGCCGCCGACGCCGAGCTTCGGCAGCATCATCTCCGACAGCCGCAAATATCTCATCAACGCCTGGTGGATCGCCACCAGCCCGGGCGTGTTCCTGGCGGTGGCGCTGACCTCGATCAACCTCATGGGGTCGGCGCTCGAAAAGGCACGCAACAAGATCTACGGAGGCGGCTGA
- a CDS encoding ABC transporter ATP-binding protein, protein MDTSPTADSSLILETRGLTVSTRSGDMPVLQDIDIRLHSSEILGIYGESGAGKTVLSRALADWLPESLTYRQGSVLFAGKDIVARGADSSFRIGRDIAYIGSKPQSSLDPTQPVGVQISEKLRSVRTEWNRKECFERVVQLLGEVRIPSPRERYWEYPSKFSGGMMQRAMIVDAICAEPAVLIADNITQPLDVTIAAQIVALLHDLCLRHKMATIYLSASLATLGQFGGRTAVLHEGRLVEEQPFADLMRAPRSDYTSRAIESVPRIWSTQERPLSRRNAADEPLMRIQDAHRTYLARKRGTFNTYRNIQAVRGVSFDILPRENFGIVGESGCGKSTLTRLLAWLEAPDKGDIVLGGVSLRTLSAQQLIDKRGEFQLLLQDPYNALPPRTTVGRMIEESLLIRGRVPARILRERVTAAMREVGLPARLYDELPNALSTGERQRISIARALILSPRLLILDETLSALDQREQAKLIELFSVLQEKNDLTYVFISHDLAMVRKVCTRIAVMYLGEMVEIADNHDLFFKPQHPYTKALLSAAPTLEDKPFKPADYLLEGEPPSPIDIPPGCSFASRCPSAFGRCRMETPRLREHRPGSLAACHLLDAPANGASAAA, encoded by the coding sequence ATGGACACGTCCCCCACCGCGGACAGTTCCCTGATCCTGGAGACGCGCGGCCTCACGGTCAGCACCCGAAGCGGCGACATGCCGGTGCTGCAGGACATCGACATCCGCCTGCATTCCTCCGAGATCCTCGGCATCTACGGCGAGAGCGGGGCGGGCAAGACGGTGCTGAGCCGCGCCTTGGCGGACTGGCTGCCGGAAAGCCTCACCTACCGCCAGGGTTCGGTCCTGTTCGCCGGCAAGGACATCGTCGCCCGCGGCGCCGACAGCAGCTTCCGCATCGGGCGCGACATCGCCTATATCGGCTCCAAGCCGCAGAGCTCGCTCGATCCGACCCAGCCGGTCGGCGTGCAGATCTCGGAAAAGCTGCGCAGCGTGCGCACCGAATGGAACCGGAAGGAGTGCTTCGAGCGCGTCGTCCAGCTGCTGGGCGAGGTTCGCATCCCCTCGCCGAGGGAGCGCTACTGGGAATATCCTTCGAAATTCTCCGGCGGCATGATGCAGCGCGCCATGATCGTCGACGCGATCTGCGCCGAGCCCGCCGTGCTGATCGCCGACAACATCACCCAGCCGCTGGACGTCACCATCGCCGCCCAGATCGTGGCGCTGCTGCACGATCTGTGCCTGCGCCACAAGATGGCGACGATCTATCTTTCCGCCTCGCTCGCGACGCTCGGCCAGTTCGGCGGCCGCACCGCCGTGCTCCACGAGGGCCGTCTGGTGGAGGAGCAGCCTTTCGCCGACCTGATGCGCGCGCCGCGGAGCGACTATACCAGCCGCGCCATCGAGAGCGTGCCCCGCATCTGGTCGACGCAGGAACGGCCGCTGTCCCGGCGCAATGCCGCCGACGAGCCGCTGATGCGCATCCAGGATGCGCACCGGACCTATCTCGCCCGCAAGCGCGGCACCTTCAACACCTATCGCAACATCCAGGCGGTGCGCGGGGTCAGCTTCGACATCCTGCCGCGCGAGAATTTCGGCATCGTCGGCGAATCAGGCTGCGGAAAATCGACCCTGACCCGTCTGCTCGCCTGGCTGGAGGCCCCGGACAAGGGCGACATCGTGCTCGGCGGCGTGTCGCTGCGCACGCTCTCCGCCCAGCAGCTGATCGACAAGCGCGGCGAGTTCCAGCTCCTCCTGCAGGACCCCTACAACGCCCTGCCGCCCCGCACCACCGTCGGCCGCATGATCGAGGAAAGCCTGCTCATCCGCGGCCGCGTTCCGGCCAGGATCCTGCGCGAGCGCGTCACCGCCGCCATGCGGGAGGTCGGCCTGCCGGCCCGGCTCTACGACGAATTGCCGAACGCCCTGTCCACCGGCGAGCGCCAGCGCATCTCGATCGCCCGCGCGCTCATCCTCTCGCCCCGGCTGCTCATCCTCGACGAGACGCTGTCGGCCCTCGACCAGCGCGAGCAGGCCAAGCTGATCGAGCTGTTCTCGGTGCTGCAGGAGAAGAACGATCTCACCTATGTCTTCATCTCGCACGACCTCGCCATGGTGCGGAAAGTCTGCACGCGCATCGCGGTGATGTATCTGGGCGAGATGGTGGAGATCGCCGACAACCACGATCTCTTCTTCAAGCCGCAGCATCCCTACACCAAGGCCCTGCTGTCGGCCGCGCCGACGCTGGAGGACAAGCCTTTCAAGCCGGCCGATTACCTGCTGGAGGGCGAGCCGCCGAGCCCGATCGACATTCCGCCCGGCTGCAGCTTCGCCTCGCGCTGCCCGAGCGCCTTCGGCCGCTGCCGCATGGAGACGCCGCGGTTGCGCGAGCACCGGCCGGGCAGTCTCGCCGCCTGCCATCTGCTCGATGCGCCGGCGAACGGCGCCTCCGCGGCGGCCTGA
- a CDS encoding allantoate amidohydrolase encodes MARTLHDLLAAFARHGGTPDGGVRRLAASAEDGAARDLLAAEIRRRGLGLAVDPIGNMFAMAGLVPSVREAVIVGSHLDSQPTGGRYDGTYGVLAGLLAVEAVAARAAAAPHAARRNLVLANWTNEEGARFQPSLTGSSVYAGTLPGPAAGDLVDGEGVRLAAALDAIGYRGEAPPSFEPARYVELHVEQGSRLEAGGIDIGVVTGAWAARKTSLVFHGEPSHTGPMPMERRRDALRAAARAIDLHYREIETSGTGAHASAARITVFPNSPNVTPSRVQVWFEFRHEDEAIACTLGDRFLAGAKSAVEPLGVGIEIAADERRGAAALDPHGAALALATARDLGFSAVSMKTVAGHDALALQRRVPSSLMFVPSRGGLSHNAAEFTDEAALDKGLAVLVELLWRMVTEAR; translated from the coding sequence ATGGCCCGGACGCTTCACGATCTCCTCGCGGCCTTCGCCCGCCATGGCGGCACGCCGGACGGCGGCGTGCGGCGGCTGGCGGCTTCGGCCGAGGACGGCGCTGCGCGCGACCTGCTGGCAGCCGAAATCCGCCGCAGGGGACTGGGCCTCGCCGTCGATCCGATCGGCAACATGTTCGCCATGGCCGGGCTGGTCCCCTCCGTGCGCGAGGCGGTGATCGTCGGCTCGCATCTCGACAGCCAGCCGACCGGCGGGCGCTATGACGGCACCTACGGCGTGCTGGCGGGGCTGCTCGCGGTGGAGGCCGTCGCGGCCCGGGCCGCCGCCGCGCCCCATGCGGCCAGGCGCAACCTGGTGCTCGCCAACTGGACCAACGAGGAAGGCGCGCGCTTCCAGCCGAGCCTCACCGGCAGTTCGGTCTATGCCGGCACGCTGCCCGGCCCGGCGGCCGGCGACCTCGTCGACGGCGAGGGTGTCCGGCTCGCGGCGGCGCTCGACGCCATCGGCTATCGCGGCGAGGCCCCGCCCTCCTTCGAACCGGCGCGCTATGTGGAACTGCATGTCGAGCAGGGCAGCCGGCTGGAGGCCGGCGGCATCGATATCGGCGTGGTGACCGGTGCCTGGGCGGCGCGCAAGACGTCGCTGGTGTTCCATGGCGAGCCTTCCCATACCGGCCCGATGCCGATGGAGCGCCGGCGGGACGCCCTGCGGGCGGCCGCCCGGGCCATCGATCTGCATTATCGGGAGATCGAGACGAGCGGCACCGGCGCCCATGCCTCGGCGGCCCGCATCACGGTGTTTCCCAATTCGCCCAATGTCACGCCCAGCCGCGTTCAGGTCTGGTTCGAGTTCCGCCACGAGGACGAGGCGATCGCCTGCACCCTCGGCGACCGCTTCCTGGCCGGGGCGAAATCGGCCGTCGAGCCCCTCGGCGTCGGCATCGAGATCGCCGCCGACGAACGGCGCGGCGCGGCGGCGCTCGACCCGCACGGCGCGGCGCTGGCGCTCGCCACCGCCCGGGACCTCGGCTTCTCCGCCGTCTCGATGAAGACCGTGGCCGGCCATGACGCGCTCGCCCTGCAAAGACGCGTGCCGTCCTCGCTGATGTTCGTGCCGAGCCGTGGCGGCCTCAGCCACAACGCCGCCGAGTTCACCGACGAGGCCGCCCTCGACAAGGGCCTGGCGGTGCTCGTCGAGCTGCTGTGGCGGATGGTGACCGAGGCCCGATAG
- a CDS encoding amidase, whose translation MSIASLVAMSVGEIVDAYAAGNLSPVEVTQTVIAHSEATNGAVNALFSFHPDEALATARASEARYRAGAPAGLLDGIPVTVKDSIAIVGWPHTHGIAANRDQPPSTYNAPPALALMESGAPIFAKTTMPDCGLLASGISSLHGITRNPWGLSWNTGGSSSGAGASVAAGMGFLSVGTDIAGSVRLPSSHCGLASLKPTHGRIPHLPPDTMRMAGPMGRRVDDIARMLTVLARPDERDTWSFPADGVRYHEHLARDLRNVRIGILTDMGFGPRPEPAVREAVEAAGRLLEGAGAVVEPFVSPLDQDAYAPIDLYLQVRGFVEYSDLPPHGGNGINAYVRDWAMQGAEHSGVDLYRTLAEIARMKATLLAAFEGWDYVIAPTLPVVNFPAEEPGVSREVPLAHTTFTALFNQTGQPAATVCTAFDDRHLPIGIQVVGHRCDDLGVLQVAKALEDLRDVAMDWPLSPRA comes from the coding sequence ATGTCCATCGCAAGCCTCGTTGCCATGAGCGTCGGTGAGATCGTCGATGCCTATGCAGCGGGCAATCTCTCGCCGGTGGAGGTCACGCAGACCGTAATCGCGCATTCCGAGGCGACCAACGGCGCCGTCAACGCGCTGTTCAGCTTCCACCCGGACGAAGCTCTCGCCACGGCCAGGGCCTCCGAGGCGCGCTACCGGGCCGGGGCGCCGGCGGGCCTGCTCGACGGCATCCCCGTCACCGTCAAGGACAGCATCGCCATCGTCGGCTGGCCTCACACCCACGGCATCGCCGCCAACCGCGACCAGCCGCCTTCCACCTACAATGCGCCGCCGGCGCTGGCGCTGATGGAGTCCGGCGCACCGATCTTCGCCAAGACGACGATGCCCGATTGCGGGCTGCTGGCGTCCGGCATCAGTTCGCTGCACGGCATCACCCGCAACCCGTGGGGCCTGTCGTGGAACACCGGCGGCTCCTCCTCCGGCGCGGGCGCCTCGGTCGCCGCCGGCATGGGCTTCCTCTCGGTCGGCACGGATATCGCCGGTTCGGTGCGGCTGCCCTCGTCCCATTGCGGCCTGGCGTCCCTGAAGCCGACCCATGGCCGGATCCCCCATCTGCCGCCCGATACCATGCGCATGGCCGGGCCGATGGGCCGGCGCGTCGACGACATCGCCCGCATGCTGACGGTGCTGGCCCGCCCCGACGAACGCGACACCTGGAGCTTTCCCGCCGACGGGGTGCGCTATCACGAGCACCTCGCCCGGGATCTCAGGAACGTCAGGATCGGCATCCTCACCGACATGGGCTTCGGCCCCCGGCCCGAGCCGGCGGTGCGCGAGGCCGTCGAGGCGGCGGGCCGCCTTCTGGAAGGAGCCGGCGCCGTCGTCGAGCCTTTCGTCTCCCCGCTCGATCAGGATGCCTATGCCCCGATCGACCTCTATCTGCAGGTGCGCGGCTTCGTCGAGTACAGCGACCTCCCTCCGCATGGCGGCAACGGCATCAATGCCTATGTCCGCGACTGGGCGATGCAGGGCGCCGAGCATTCGGGCGTCGACCTCTATCGCACCCTCGCCGAGATCGCCCGGATGAAGGCGACGCTGCTGGCCGCCTTCGAGGGCTGGGACTACGTCATCGCGCCGACGCTGCCGGTGGTGAATTTCCCGGCCGAGGAGCCGGGCGTCTCGCGGGAAGTCCCCCTGGCGCATACCACTTTCACCGCCCTGTTCAACCAGACCGGGCAGCCGGCCGCCACCGTCTGCACCGCCTTCGACGATCGGCATCTGCCGATCGGCATCCAGGTCGTCGGCCATCGCTGCGACGACCTCGGCGTGCTGCAGGTCGCCAAGGCGCTGGAGGACCTGCGGGACGTCGCCATGGACTGGCCGCTGTCGCCGCGCGCCTGA